The genomic segment GCCGACGCCCAGAGCGAGGCGCGCAAGGTACTGCGCTTCAGAGTGAGTGAGCGTCTGCACATCGACTGGGACGACACCGCGTACACGGCCGCCGCGCTGCTGGAGCTCGCCGTGCAGCGGCGCGACGACTTCCTCCGCCATGAGGCGCGGCCGCACGCGTAGCGCCTGGCGCGCTGTTCCGGTTCGGGCCCACGGCCGGTCGCCGGCCGCGTCGGCTGTCGGTGCCGGGTGGTACCAATGCCGGGTGAGCCTCTCCGTGCAGTCCGCCCTCGCGTCGCTCCCCCTGCCGGGGGAGTGGACGTGGCAGGTCGTCGTACGGCCGCGCCGCCGGACCCTCGGGATCGAGATCCGCGAGGACGGCGGGGTGCTGTTCTCGGTGCCCCCCGACGCCGATCCCCAGGCGGTCGCGGCGGCCGTACGGTCCCGCCTCCCCCGCATCGCGCACGAGGTCGACCGGCGCAGGCGCGGGGGAGGGGAGCCCCGCAAGGAACTGGTCAGCGGGGCGAGCTTCGGGTATCTCGGCCGCCGCCACCGGCTGAGGGTCGTGGCCGCCGAGCCTGGCACACGGGTACGGCTGCACCAGGGATGGCTGGAACTTCCGCGCCCCGACTCCCCACGGGTGGGCGCGCGGCTGATCGCCGACTGGTACACCGCACGGGGCGTGGACTGGATGACCGCGCGCATGCGGCCTCTGGCCGCGCGGGCAGGTGTGGCCCCCGGAGGCATCGTCGTACGAGACCTCAACGAGCGCTGGGGTGCCTGTGACCCGGACGGGACCATCACCGTGCACTGGGCGTTGATGCAACTGCCTCCTGCCCTGGTGGACCTCGTTCTCGTCCATGAGCTGACGCACCTGGCCGTCCCGGCTCACGGGCCGGCGTTCCGGCGCAGGATGCGGCTCGCACTCGGAGACCTGGAAGGACTGGAACACCGTTTCGCGCAGGCCGAGCCCGATCTGTGGCGCGGGGCTGTGTGAGTCCTACTCGACGACCTCGGTGTCGTAGAAGCACAGATGCCCCTTGATCCCGGCGACCTCGGGCTTCGGGTCGGGGTACGCCCACACGAGGTCGGGGGCCTCGGGGAGCGACCAGTAGGACGCCGTGCCCTTGAACGGGCAGTAAGAGTGCGTCTCGGACGCGGTCAGCAGCTCCATACGGACATCTCCTTCGGGGATGTAATACCGCACGGGACAGCCTGTCTCGCGCAGCACCAGGGGGCGGCTGCTCTCCGCGAGCACCCGGTCTCCGTGG from the Streptomyces sp. NBC_00310 genome contains:
- a CDS encoding DUF427 domain-containing protein; the protein is MTQGHHITIEQGIERVRVVHGDRVLAESSRPLVLRETGCPVRYYIPEGDVRMELLTASETHSYCPFKGTASYWSLPEAPDLVWAYPDPKPEVAGIKGHLCFYDTEVVE
- a CDS encoding M48 family metallopeptidase yields the protein MSLSVQSALASLPLPGEWTWQVVVRPRRRTLGIEIREDGGVLFSVPPDADPQAVAAAVRSRLPRIAHEVDRRRRGGGEPRKELVSGASFGYLGRRHRLRVVAAEPGTRVRLHQGWLELPRPDSPRVGARLIADWYTARGVDWMTARMRPLAARAGVAPGGIVVRDLNERWGACDPDGTITVHWALMQLPPALVDLVLVHELTHLAVPAHGPAFRRRMRLALGDLEGLEHRFAQAEPDLWRGAV